DNA sequence from the Tachysurus fulvidraco isolate hzauxx_2018 chromosome 1, HZAU_PFXX_2.0, whole genome shotgun sequence genome:
AGTCGCTGTTGAATTGATCCCACATCTTTTAAAATCGCTAAAGAATCAGCTATAAAGTTAGTGAATATTGTAGTGAATTATGTTCACCGCTGGAGGGCAGTATTTAGCGCCATTGTAAATCCAAGCCTATGACTACAAAAGATTGGACCAAATAGCTGAAGCCGTCTGTTAGCTggtttttattacactttactcCGCTCATTCCCATAATAAAATTTCCCTCAAATAAGTTTTTgggattatttttctgttattaaaaataaaaagttcagTTCCTATTGATAATTCTAATAGTTTTTCCTTGCAGTGTTCCCTTAGGGTGTTTGCTACTTTAATCTCTAGAGCTTTAAGTACGTACGTATGTTCTGTAAGGAAATTCATACAGAACAATAACAAGAACGTTATGTGTAACTTAAAATGGATTTTTGGTTTTCTGTAACATGGGAATAAGCTTAGATGTTGTACTGCAGCCATCCACTAGAGGGCCTCAGTGAAATTTTATAGTCTCTAAGCGCCAGACGTTTCATCCTAAACATTAGAATTTAATTCCTAAACCCAAACCCTTAACCATTGAGTTCACATACCTGCTAATTCTCCTGATAGTTTGTATGACCCTGATTATTATCTCATATAGAAAGAGATTGAATATTAATTTATGCTTCAATCAAATAAGGCACTTTGCAAAATCCAACACCCTAAAAAGTATAGAAAGCAATCAGATGACAAACGACAGATTTCAGTCGGAAGTTCATAATAtttctaaaattaaaaattccTAATTTGCCATCAGACATCAGCACACTTCCCTGAATTTTGAATCTCTTCCTTGATTATTCTTCTCATTTCTTCTTAATCCAAGTGTATAAAACACAGAATTTTAGAAGTCATGAAAGAGTCCCACTGCACTAGAGTACATTTTCCTTTTAGAGATGGTTTATTAAGGATCCTGGGTTTTGCAGATGTATATCCAGAAGAGGAGCAATTGGAATCTTACAGGACCCTGAAATGCCCCTGTCTTGACACTTCAGAGCACTTCCCTGGTTAAAGTTTGACATGACTGTTTTCTGTCTGATTGGCAAGAACGATGCAGAGAGGCGGTGCAGCAGCTGACAGCCTGGTCTCGAGAATCCCAGAAATAATGCTTCTCACTTTCTCATCCTAGCTTTAGGAGATAGTGGGGTAGGAAAGCAGGGGGCAGGAGTCAGGAGGGCAGTGGGCTCAGGGGTAGGAGGACAGTGGGCTCAGGGGTAGGAGGGCAGTGAACCCTGAGCAGTAGCGCCCTCACCAGGATAACATGGGTTTCGATTGTACAACATATATGAGGTCACGTCTTTAGGTCTGTCGTTCTACACCTTCCTTTAAGTAATTAAAAAGAATCATTAGAAATCCACGAGcgaaaataaacatatttcgtTAGGGAACTTTCCCTTTATGCGTCCTCTTACTTGTGCGGTTCTGTGCATGTGCATTAAACACAACCATGACGTAATCTGTCGTAATCTTGACATAATCTgtattagaatcagaatcagaatcagctttattacCAGGCgaagaatttgttttagtgacagaagctacacagtgtaacagaatgacatatacagacTGACATATATTCACCTAGTTGATTTTGTTCCTGTTTCCTAAAGAACCCTTTTAATAATTTTCTACATCATGAACTGGAGGTATGTACAGAATACAGGTGACCAATTTAAGGTGATCATTTAGTTAACAATTATAAGGCCTTTTTTGGGACCTCAAGTGAAGCTAGCTAGTAGCTGGCTGTTTATTATCAAAATTATCTCCTTAAAATGGCCTTTTCTGTCAGCAAATTGACACGTTCCGTCTGTTAAATGTTGCTTGGTTGTATAAAATagagtaaatgaatgaaactgATGTCCTGAAGTTCAGTCCGTGATGTTTTACAGACTTACACAAAAcaaatggaataaataaatagtcaacATGTCAGGCTCGTAGCTATGGATACATGCGTGAGACTCCAGCACGTGTGTGAGGATTAGACCTACCTCACAGGTGGGAGTTACTCAGGTTCAGGTTTATATTCAACCGCAACCTCGAACCACCCACATACTTTTTAAAACAAGAGCTTATCTGCAGAACGAATCCAAACAGGTcgtttaaacttttttttctttcatagaCTTTGGGAAAGGCAGTGTGTTACTGAGAACATTATCCTGGGGCTGTTTCCAGGAGCtcagttaataataaacaacaaagcTGTTTAAGGTGTGGCACATTGTGCTGTTGTGACATAGGAAAGCTAACTGAGAGGCTAAAATATTAACAGACTGTAAGGAAGAACATGTTATGAAGTGCACAGAGTTTAATGTGTGCCTGAAATCACTATTAGTGTCGTACAGATTTTGGAGATGTTCTTGTTACATTTTAGGATTTCTCACTTCTAAGAACGTGAAATGATCCCTTGACTAGTTTCCCAAGAGGTTTTAAAATTTGTGTTGTAGTCATTAACCCGAGACGATAATAGAAACACCTGGAACAATGTGCTGAGTTATGGTCTGATCTAAAGCTCTGTAACAACATCAATAATAGTGTAGAtaaatgtttgtaatgttttggcCAAATGCGTCAGATTCCTGGTGATGACTTGATGGCTCTGTGAGACAAATGTGTTAATCTTATTATAAATTAGTCACAGTTCTGTATATAGTTAGCTCACTAAGATATTGTCatcttgcacaaactgcactTTTGAGATCTACCCAAAGTGGCTGaatgatattgaggtcaggagactgtgatggaCTCCAgaacctttttctgctgtagccattggatGGACAACCTTGTCTTGTACTTTGGATCactgtcatgttggaacatctAAGCTGGTCCCATGTGCAGCTTTCAAGCTGTAaaatgcaaattgtctgccagtattttctaataacatgctgcattcatcttacCTTCAATTCTTCCTAACTTCCCTGTTCTCCTGGAGCTCACATAGCCTCAAAACATCAGAGATCCACCAGCATGCTTTACAGGGGGGATGGTGTACTTTTTACTGTAGGCCTTGTTGACTCCTCTCTAAACATAatgtttatggttgtgactataaagttcagttttggtctcatcactccacaTGACTCTGCACTAGAAGCTGTGAGGTTTGTCTAAGTTTTGTATGGTGtacttttgtctttttgtgcCATGGGAGCAGTTTCTCTTTGCAGCTCCACCATGCAGGTCcctccttattgtgctccttgaaacaacaCCACTTTTCCCAGAGCAGCCTATATTTCTCTCCAAGGTGCTTGTGGGTTTTTCTTAGTGTCCTGAACAATTCTACGGACAGTAGAAAACTTTCTTGCACTACCTGACCATAGCTTAGTATCATCAGaacctcttattttccacctctttatcagagACTGAACAGACTCTCAGACTTTTTATATCGGGGCAATTGTCAACTTCTGGGTTGAAGGGGAACGCTGGCGCATTTTGTCTGCCGCTCCTTTCTcccgttttgtttgtttgtttgttttaattatcaGACAACAGTTTTGGAGCATCGGAAGAGTGaacaatattttgttttattgtattgcGATGTGGGATAACGTTTTACTCGTCAGCTTTTTGTCCCTAATTCTGAACGTCTGCTGCTGGAACCAACTCTCCTGTTGCCCCGCTCAGTATTTACACTTCTGCGGGTCTGCTGTTGGTGTGGATTCCTCCTGCATGGCACTGAGGTACACTGCTTGCCAACTGTTGAACTTGAAACGGAATTATTATCTGGCACATGATACCTATGCTAACTGTAGCGATGTCGGTATACTCCGGCGTAAGCGCTACTTGCATCGCTTCTCAAGGTGCAGTTTTACACGTTCATCATCTGATGCTGTTTCCTATCCTATATTTCTCCGAAAACCCCACAGGTTGGTGTATAACCCTGCTGGGATTGACTATAACAATTTGTCTGTGTGCACATATAAAGAGCATACACTTGTGTTTTCTAAATCCCCGAAACTGTTGAAATCTgcgttttttttaatgctcgCTCTGTCAACTATAAAAGCTGTGACTATATCTGACATCATCTTGGAAGAAAACATAGTCGAAAACATGGCACAAACAAACGGACGGTCTTGTCTTTAATGAACTTACTCCTGCCGGCTACGGGTTATTTGATCTTCCGCGATCCACCGGTAGAGGTGGTGGCATTATATTGTACAACCGGCAATACAAATTAAGACCTGTAGCTGTTcctctgttttcttcatttGAATGTCAGTTTCCGAGTGTCACTCAACTGCTATATCTACAGTTTACTGGACTCCTAAAGCAAACAAAGACTTATCAGAGTTTGTGGATCTGCTGTCATATCTGTGCCTCAAATTTGATAGAactcttttttttgggggggatttTAATATCCAGATGGACAAAAAGGAGTCTGCTTTAACAAAGGATTTCTTGGCTTTGCTGGAGTGCTTTGGATTGTATCAGTTATTTGACTGTACGACACATCACAAAGGACATATATTAGACCTTGTGATATCTAATGGATCTTTTGTGTCTCAGTTGTCTACTATTGATTTAGGGTTGTCTGATCATCTGGCAGTCTTTTCATTTGTACGTCCTGGTATAATGAAGATTTGATGAAGACATCTTGCTGTAAAATGGAGCGTAGGTGGCGTCTCTCAGGTCTGACTGTACATCATCAAATTTGGAAAGACTGCCTACAAGAATATAAGGCTGGTATTGTTTCTGCAAGACCtgattattttttctaataTGATTAACGACAATCAAGGAAATTCAGACTTTTCAATTCTCTTAACAAATTGCTAAATCATAAAACTGTCTCTCATGTTACTGCTTCTGATCATCTTTGTAATAAGTTCCTGCATTTCTTTGGCACAAAGGTCAAATAATGTTCTTAGAGGTTTCTGTGCTTCTTATTCATTGTCAACATTTTCTACACTTGAcgcattgtctttttttttttagaggtgAAAGCAGGCACTTCTTTACTAGATCCCATACCCACTGGTTTGTTTCAGTCATGTTTTACTTCTCTGGGTCCCATTGTTTTGAGCATTATACATGACTCTCTGTGTACTGGGGTTGTCCTAACAGCTTTTAAAATGGCTGCGATCACCCCGGTacctaaaaagacaaatatagacTATGAGAACCTTGCTAATTTCCGTCCCATATCTAAACTCTCTTTTCTTGCTAAACTTTTGGAGCGAGTTGTTGCTACTCAGTTAATTTCACATTTAACTGAGAACAATCTCCTTGAGCCTTTGCAATCGGGCTTTCGTAAATTCCATATTACAGAAACTGCCCTGGGCAGGGTTACCAATGACTAACTGCCTCAGATTCAGGCTGTCTTTCAGTTTTGATCCTTCTTGATCTCAGTGCCGCATTTGACACTGTTGaacattcagttttatttactcGTCTTGAAACTGCTTTTGGTGTCTCTGATACTGTTTTAAATCGGTTTAAGTCCTACTTCAACGATCGGAAGCAGTCGGTTGCCATGGGTGGATTTAGTTCTGAGGTTAACGTCGTTCAATCTGGGGTGCCTCAGGGATCAATCTTGGGCcctttataatatttatgttttcccTCTTGGCCAGCTTTTGAGATCACTTGGTGTAAAATTTCagatatatattcattttaaacctaaTGAAACTGTGCCTGTTGATTTTCTTTCTGAATGTATTTCTAAGATGAAAGAATGGATGACAGAAAATTTTCTTTGTCCTAACAGTGAAAAGACTGAGATTATGCTTGTTGGCTCACCCCACCAACTACGCAAAGCCGGGTCAGTCAGGCTAACTCTTGATGGTTTAAATGCGGAGTTTCAAACAAAATTAAGGAATCTAGGGGTAATTTTTGATGCCAATTTAACGTTTGAGCCACATATCCAAAATATGGTTAAAACTTTGTTcttccatctcagaaatattgccagattgcgtccaatgctgtcattttctgttgctgAGAGACCGATCAACTCTTTTGTGTTTTGCCGTATTGATTACTGCAATGCCATGTTGGCTGGGGTGTCTAAAGCTACCTTAAACAAATTACATGTAGTGCAAAATTTGCCGGCGAGAATACTTACTAGAACAAAGTTAAAAGATCACATTACTCCCATTTTGGAGTCCTTGCACTGGCTCCttgttaggtttagggttgattttaagattctgatgCTTACCTACAAGACCTTACATGGGTTAGCTCCTCAATATCTGACTGagcttttaattccttatattccGTTTCGcgaccttcgttcttctgaaactggtcttttaactgttcctttaactcgtttaaaatcgatgggagatagggctttctcttcactagctccaaaactgtggaattcattaccaactgagataaggcaagTAACATCTCTTGGcacttttaaatctcagctcaaaacttattttttagggtagcttttaaattgactaattgtaattttatataatgcttattttatagtctatttttgttgctttaattttaatctttatattatgtgtgtatttttgttgtttttattttgtttttgtaaagtgctttgagatgttcttttaaaggtgctatagaaaataaaggtattattattattattattattattattattattattattattattattattattattattattattattatatccttTTCCTGCCTTATAAAGTTCCTCTACCTTATTACACAGGTCCATTAGCAGTTTatttgtcttccccatggtgcagtattgagccaagtcagtgcatcacctcatgagctgagaatctatgtacagacactaattacGATGAGTCACTTGTGTGGAAACgtccctttaatagccatttaaacctctgtgtgtcaacctgcatgtttataatgtggccaaataTTCAAGCATATGTAAACTTTTCATCAGGTAACATTTTCATTGTTTAGGTGATTTTAGTTATCAGTAGGgtttaaaaaggagtcaaacaactaTGTGATCATTAATGATTTCACGTGACCACTATCCTTAAATAAGAAatcattattttacataaccggtcttatttttcaaataaatgacAACGTTTAACAATTTCCTTCAGGGTATGCAAACATTTGAGCACATTTCATTGGGactttaaaaactttatttgaatTCTTTGTGCAAAATTGGCGATTTTGTATTAGTTTCTCAAACTGAATAATATGAACCACTTTATGGAAACAGCTTTAACAGTGGCTTGTGATGTTAACATAAGATAAATAATCCTGctatttctcttttccttttccacAGATGTTTATTATTCTTCATGGTCCATCTGCTGATACACAATGGTGAGAGATTAACACACCTCTGAATAACTGTCTGAATTCATTGATGATACACAATCCAGCAGGAAGTGGAGGAAACTGGTTTCTAGTAGATTTCACCTGCATTTGAtgtcttgtgtatttgtgttgtccTTTCAGTGTTGGTGCAGAGCATTGAGACTCGTGAAGCCTTCGTAGGTGATACAGTCATCTTACCATGTTCCATCGACCACACTATAGCGGGTGTGGATGTGTTTTGGCGAGATGATGATGAAGCAGTGCTGCTCAATTTCATAAAGAGTGAAGAAGATTTTTCTGCTCAGAACCGAGAATACAGAGGCAGAGTTCAAACTTTTCCAAATGAGATTGCAAACGGAAACTTCTCCATCAAGCTGAGTAATGTGAAGCTCTCTGACTCGGGAACTTACACCTGCAAAGCCTCTGGATCTGTTCAGAGTGTAGAACTGATTGTTAAAGGTTAGTATCATCTTTTCAATAGCACACAGATATGTAGTGTTTTGATTCTTAAAGACAGTGTTGATTTAACCAgacattttaatgttaatgattATGATGATAAATTCTGGCAGAGAATGTAAACAAATTTGTGCaaatttgtgtctttgtgtaggAACCCTGaatgaaaattaattttgtttctatgaaaagttataaaccaaaaaaacccaTGTTATGCCCTATAGTAGAGTTCTATGTAGAATAGTTTTTGTAATCATGCTCCCTTATGCTCGGAGCTGTTCTTTCTGTGATGTAAAATTACCCTCCTGGGGCTTTACATAGTTCTTTTATAGGTTTTGCTGTCAGACAGAAATtgcacaatacaaaaaaattgtttgGTCTGGAATTCAGATCAGCATTTTTGAATTCATAATTTGATGTGATTTAATGCCATTGTGACCAAAGATGGCTTACAGCAAAGGATCTGGAAATGATCATACAGATACGGAATATCCCATACTGAAGATCACTGATTGGACAAATGATTTTCTACATTTCTAACATTTTCTACAATTTAAAAAACTTAATGTAGCTAGCCTGGATTTCAGTTAGTGAGAAGGCACATCGTCTCCACAccgcttttatttgtttaaacagaaatgtctcCATCTTCCAGTCTCAGAAAGTACAAcagtgtaaaagaaaagaacagtgTAAGAGTAAAACCCTGTATTTGGTTTAACAATCCACCTTTAAGTTAAAATCATTTGCAGAATGAACTCATCTCAATGTCTGATAGTACAGGGTTTGAAGTATAAAAAATGATAATGAATACACAAAACATGCTAGTCTAATTTAAAGATGGGCATCATGTCCCACAATAAAGACGTATATTATACCATTTACCAGGTCGTCA
Encoded proteins:
- the LOC113634630 gene encoding uncharacterized protein LOC113634630 isoform X4, which gives rise to MVHLLIHNVLVQSIETREAFVGDTVILPCSIDHTIAGVDVFWRDDDEAVLLNFIKSEEDFSAQNREYRGRVQTFPNEIANGNFSIKLSNVKLSDSGTYTCKASGSVQSVELIVKENQTHNTERLQNQTGTWLQMSLIISVIMNCVLVITVFTVQRCRRSPKTQTQPPGSSQQQQHNGNHVYSEVQFPMTTRPTRTSDQNCTYALVNHLTCDLA
- the LOC113634630 gene encoding uncharacterized protein LOC113634630 isoform X3, which codes for MNWRCLLFFMVHLLIHNVLVQSIETREAFVGDTVILPCSIDHTIAGVDVFWRDDDEAVLLNFIKSEEDFSAQNREYRGRVQTFPNEIANGNFSIKLSNVKLSDSGTYTCKASGSVQSVELIVKENQTHNTERLQNQTGTWLQMSLIISVIMNCVLVITVFTVQRCRRSPKTQTQPPGSSQQQQHNGNHVYSEVQFPMTTRPTRTSDQNCTYALVNHLTCDLA